From a region of the Streptomyces venezuelae genome:
- a CDS encoding AfsR/SARP family transcriptional regulator, producing the protein MLGPVEVRRDGRRVAFSGAKLHTVLAALLVAREEVISDDRLCRLLWGWAPPATVSAQLYTYVSRLRKILGDDVLIDRRPPGYAMSIGNATLDLSEFEKLAISGREALIAEDFEKAGELLRGALARWNGLPFANATEYLADAEAPRLTEARAVTLEHRIAADLALGRHEQITGELTGLVAEFPLRERIRCQLMTALCRSGRQADAIHLYHHGRAVLADELGVNPGEELQATYRALLEGTLDRRPRPASAVRPGSRREVSARPAVTPAMLPPDTVDFTGREPELDLLCRALAPDAQGSGRPRRVLVTGMAGLGKTALAVHAAHRCQRHFPDGQLYADLRAPDGTPRHPTGVLRGLLRALGPADDVPATEDQDQLVRLYRERTRGRQLLIVLDNASGAAQLGPLLPNTPEPAVLVTGRTALPTVAGAHTVALAPLPPGDSLELLSAAAGPARVASAPGAATAIVEHCAGLPLALRIVGTRIAARPHCAPDRLARRLADPVTRLRELHSGDLDVHSSLLPSWRALDPEVRVVFPALAALGPRPFPAADAAMSLGLPETEAERLLEALADAALLEVSGADEWGQPCYLFHPLVRLFALSLGEGTAPGPGAAARTEHNRRLTHRP; encoded by the coding sequence GTGCTCGGGCCAGTCGAGGTACGGCGGGACGGCCGCCGGGTCGCGTTCTCCGGGGCGAAGCTGCACACCGTGCTCGCGGCGCTCCTCGTGGCCCGTGAAGAGGTGATCTCCGACGACCGGCTGTGCCGGCTGCTGTGGGGCTGGGCTCCGCCGGCCACCGTCAGCGCACAGCTCTACACCTATGTTTCCCGCTTGCGCAAGATTCTCGGCGACGATGTTCTGATCGATCGCCGGCCGCCCGGATATGCCATGAGCATCGGTAATGCGACCCTTGACCTGAGCGAATTCGAGAAGCTGGCGATCAGCGGCCGCGAGGCACTGATCGCCGAGGACTTCGAAAAGGCCGGTGAGCTGCTGCGCGGCGCCCTGGCCCGGTGGAACGGCCTGCCCTTCGCCAACGCCACGGAATACCTCGCCGATGCCGAGGCCCCGCGGCTCACCGAGGCCCGGGCCGTCACGCTGGAGCACCGCATCGCGGCCGACCTCGCGCTGGGCCGGCACGAGCAGATCACCGGGGAGCTGACCGGCCTGGTCGCCGAGTTCCCGCTGCGCGAGCGCATCCGCTGCCAGCTGATGACCGCCCTGTGCCGGTCGGGGCGGCAGGCGGACGCCATCCACCTCTACCACCACGGCCGCGCGGTGCTCGCCGACGAGCTGGGCGTCAACCCCGGCGAGGAGCTCCAGGCCACCTACCGGGCGCTGCTGGAGGGCACCCTGGACCGGCGGCCGCGCCCGGCCTCCGCCGTACGGCCCGGCTCCCGCCGGGAGGTGTCCGCCCGGCCGGCCGTCACCCCGGCCATGCTGCCCCCCGACACCGTCGACTTCACCGGCCGGGAGCCCGAACTGGATCTGCTGTGCCGTGCGCTGGCCCCCGACGCGCAGGGGTCGGGGCGGCCCCGCCGGGTCCTGGTCACCGGCATGGCCGGGCTCGGCAAGACCGCCCTGGCCGTCCACGCGGCGCACCGCTGCCAGCGGCACTTCCCCGACGGGCAGCTGTACGCCGACCTGCGCGCGCCCGACGGAACTCCCCGGCACCCCACCGGGGTGCTGCGCGGGCTGCTGCGCGCGCTGGGCCCGGCGGACGACGTACCGGCCACCGAGGACCAGGACCAGCTGGTCCGGCTCTACCGGGAGCGGACCCGGGGCAGGCAGCTGCTGATCGTCCTGGACAACGCCTCCGGGGCGGCCCAGTTGGGGCCGCTGCTGCCCAACACCCCGGAGCCGGCGGTCCTGGTCACCGGACGGACCGCGCTGCCCACCGTGGCCGGGGCGCACACCGTGGCCCTCGCGCCCCTGCCCCCCGGGGACTCGCTGGAGCTGCTCTCGGCCGCGGCCGGTCCTGCCCGGGTGGCCTCGGCACCCGGTGCGGCGACCGCGATCGTCGAGCACTGCGCCGGACTGCCACTGGCCCTGCGGATCGTCGGGACCCGGATCGCCGCCCGCCCGCACTGCGCCCCGGACCGGCTGGCCCGGCGGCTGGCGGATCCGGTCACCCGGCTGCGGGAGCTGCACTCGGGCGATCTGGACGTGCACAGCTCGCTGCTGCCGTCCTGGCGGGCGCTGGACCCCGAGGTGCGGGTGGTGTTCCCGGCGCTGGCCGCGCTCGGGCCGCGGCCGTTCCCGGCCGCGGACGCGGCGATGTCGCTGGGCCTGCCGGAGACCGAGGCCGAGCGGCTGCTGGAGGCGCTCGCCGACGCGGCCCTGCTGGAGGTCAGCGGCGCCGACGAGTGGGGCCAGCCCTGCTACCTGTTCCATCCGCTCGTACGCCTCTTCGCGCTCTCCCTCGGCGAGGGGACCGCACCCGGCCCCGGGGCGGCCGCCCGGACGGAACATAACCGGCGGCTAACCCACCGCCCCTAG
- a CDS encoding FUSC family protein, whose amino-acid sequence MFVAPDPGRMRLRNSARAVIGVAAAVALAEVCGLSLTASITGGLAALLALFTVLDADVRAQRRTTALLPVAGFPVLALATTLHGVPLARDAAFLAVVFAGVYARRFGPRGHALGIFGFMMFFVTQFLHARPGQLPELYAAVGLALLASGAVRFLLWPIERRTPPPAAPPGLPGTGLARPTTRQAFQATAACAFALGIGQALSDDRWYWAVGTSWWIFVNTASRGETLVRGFRRVLGTVVGIAAGLLIAVPLHGAPAPTAALVAVCVFGIFYTAAPSYSWMMFFVTVMAGLLYGLLGVLHPGLLLLRFQETAIGALGAALAVVIILPVTTHAANDAWIQRALHCVRACTAAALDRLAGDPDADPAPHAAELELLLARVRMALAPLVHPLSPLRARKARARQVLALLDDCARDVRGLVAVAADPQASHDARLAAACWRVEAAVEALTAPGAAPGPVTVPHPRPAAAEPALAHLHGLEHTLVALATPLRTDPRAPLVISA is encoded by the coding sequence ATGTTCGTGGCTCCGGATCCGGGGCGTATGAGACTGCGGAACTCGGCCCGCGCGGTGATCGGCGTCGCCGCCGCCGTCGCCCTCGCCGAAGTGTGCGGTCTCTCCCTGACCGCCTCCATCACCGGGGGACTGGCGGCCCTGCTCGCCCTCTTCACCGTCCTCGACGCGGACGTCCGCGCCCAGCGCCGCACCACCGCCCTGCTGCCCGTCGCCGGATTCCCCGTCCTGGCCCTCGCCACCACCCTGCACGGGGTGCCGCTCGCCCGGGACGCCGCCTTCCTCGCCGTCGTGTTCGCCGGGGTGTACGCCCGCCGCTTCGGCCCGCGCGGACACGCCCTCGGGATCTTCGGCTTCATGATGTTCTTCGTCACCCAGTTCCTGCACGCCCGGCCCGGGCAGCTGCCCGAGCTGTACGCCGCCGTCGGTCTCGCGCTCCTCGCCTCCGGGGCCGTGCGCTTCCTGCTGTGGCCCATCGAACGGCGCACCCCGCCCCCCGCGGCCCCGCCCGGCCTGCCCGGAACCGGGCTCGCGCGCCCGACCACCCGGCAGGCCTTCCAGGCCACCGCCGCCTGCGCCTTCGCGCTCGGCATCGGCCAGGCGCTCTCCGACGACCGCTGGTACTGGGCCGTCGGCACCTCCTGGTGGATCTTCGTGAACACCGCCTCCCGGGGCGAGACCCTCGTACGGGGCTTCCGCCGCGTCCTCGGCACCGTCGTCGGGATCGCCGCCGGGCTGCTCATCGCCGTACCCCTGCACGGCGCACCGGCGCCCACCGCGGCACTGGTCGCCGTATGCGTCTTCGGGATCTTCTACACGGCCGCGCCCTCGTACTCCTGGATGATGTTCTTCGTCACCGTCATGGCCGGGCTCCTCTACGGCCTCCTCGGCGTCCTGCACCCCGGACTGCTGCTCCTGCGCTTCCAGGAGACCGCCATCGGTGCGCTCGGCGCCGCCCTCGCCGTCGTGATCATCCTTCCGGTCACCACCCACGCCGCCAACGACGCGTGGATCCAGCGCGCCCTGCACTGCGTACGCGCCTGCACCGCGGCCGCCCTGGACCGCCTCGCGGGCGACCCGGACGCCGACCCCGCCCCGCACGCCGCCGAGCTGGAACTGCTGCTGGCCAGGGTCCGGATGGCGCTGGCGCCCCTCGTCCACCCGCTGAGCCCGCTGCGCGCCCGCAAGGCCCGGGCCCGGCAGGTGCTCGCCCTGCTCGACGACTGCGCCCGGGACGTGCGCGGGCTGGTCGCCGTCGCCGCCGACCCCCAGGCCTCGCACGACGCCCGGCTGGCCGCCGCCTGCTGGCGCGTGGAGGCCGCGGTGGAGGCCCTCACCGCCCCGGGCGCCGCCCCCGGACCCGTCACCGTGCCGCACCCCCGGCCCGCCGCCGCGGAACCCGCCCTCGCCCACCTCCACGGCCTGGAACACACCCTCGTGGCCCTGGCGACCCCCCTGCGCACCGACCCCCGGGCACCGCTGGTCATCAGCGCCTGA
- a CDS encoding AfsR/SARP family transcriptional regulator → MLGPLLVQTDDGPLRINGRRQATVLSMLLLYADRIVSVDTLVDAVWPESPPATARNQIAICVATLRKTFKQAGVTDLLITSPPGYLLAKGEHRIDVQEFTERAEQGRDAARHGRTEEACAHFEEALSIWRGSALDEPAGSRLEAETTRLEQMRLALTEERAGLMLQLGRHRALTGELTELVARHPLREQCREHLMLALYRSGQRAEALDVFLQGRRLLTEQLGIEPGPGLRQLHELILRDSPELTRPPAAAAPAPAALSTIPAQLPADVMAFTGRQREMTSLDRLLKEPYSPHTPALATIVGVGGVGKTALAVHWASQVADQFPDGQLFADLRGYDEEHAPVSPAAVLDRFLRALGIGAPQIPADPDERASLFRSLLSTRKTLIVLDNVRSFPQLRPLLPGGGRSVVLATSRESLGDLTGDYTALSLRLRMLEPTEATALLIKLAGADRFGSDPVAVEQLGALCDCLPLALRIAGARLAAKPNLSVRSLVERLRDHRSRLDVLSPGEGGVRAGFRLTYRDLPPETARMYRRLGLLRTADFAAWAGAAVLDTDVWHAEELIDHLVDAQLLEVADAEPGRAARYRFQDLLRLFARERAESDEPEGETDAALERAFASWLWLAEEAHRRIDGRQFPVGRAPEPAPCFLPDLADELLATPMDWFESERTAIADLVAHAAETGRARYAWTLTESAVPHFETKNYLEDWQRCAEQALASARRTGDEPGEATMLRLLGSLAIYQRRYEQAEGWNMAALRLLRNTGDAGGAALAQRNLAMCARFQGDWERALEYCEAALGGFHASGDIGNEAHLLGFQAQIELDRGNVGGALPLAERAVALSRRTGSVRAEAQSVYRLAEVRLRAGDLGEAAEAFGAVLRLTRGEGDRVGEAHALRGLGQTQWSQGLLSAAGGTLQQALEITDELADRFLYARVETDLGCVEALGGRPAEAAERFRRARAAFGEVGAQPWRAQAGRLLAAVQGTAGGPGGGDAPGGGCAGEVPHRSFTAAELTLLLTCPEDGKG, encoded by the coding sequence GTGCTGGGACCGCTGCTCGTCCAGACCGATGACGGTCCGCTGCGCATCAACGGCAGGCGCCAGGCCACGGTCCTGTCGATGCTGCTGCTGTACGCCGACCGGATCGTGTCGGTCGACACCCTCGTGGACGCCGTCTGGCCGGAATCACCCCCGGCCACGGCCCGCAATCAGATCGCCATCTGCGTGGCCACCCTCCGCAAGACCTTCAAGCAGGCCGGGGTGACCGACCTGCTGATCACCTCTCCGCCCGGCTACCTGCTGGCCAAGGGAGAGCACCGGATCGACGTCCAGGAGTTCACGGAGCGGGCCGAGCAGGGCCGGGACGCCGCCCGGCACGGACGGACCGAGGAGGCGTGCGCGCACTTCGAGGAGGCGCTCAGCATCTGGCGGGGCTCGGCGCTCGACGAGCCGGCCGGCTCCCGGCTGGAGGCGGAGACCACCAGGCTGGAGCAGATGCGGCTCGCGCTGACGGAGGAACGAGCCGGTCTGATGCTCCAGCTGGGCCGCCACCGCGCGCTCACCGGGGAGCTCACCGAACTGGTGGCCCGGCACCCGCTGCGCGAGCAGTGCCGCGAACACCTCATGCTGGCCCTGTACCGGTCGGGGCAGCGGGCCGAGGCCCTCGACGTGTTCCTGCAGGGCCGCCGGTTACTCACCGAGCAGCTCGGCATCGAACCCGGTCCCGGGCTTCGCCAGTTGCACGAGCTGATCCTGCGCGACTCCCCCGAACTGACCCGGCCCCCCGCCGCGGCGGCACCCGCGCCGGCCGCCCTGAGCACCATCCCGGCACAACTGCCCGCGGACGTCATGGCGTTCACCGGCCGGCAACGGGAGATGACCTCCCTGGACCGGCTCCTGAAGGAGCCCTACAGCCCGCACACCCCGGCGCTGGCGACCATCGTGGGCGTGGGCGGGGTGGGCAAGACCGCACTCGCGGTGCACTGGGCGAGCCAGGTCGCCGACCAGTTCCCGGACGGCCAGCTCTTCGCCGATCTGCGCGGGTACGACGAGGAGCACGCGCCGGTGTCCCCCGCCGCCGTGCTCGACCGGTTCCTGCGCGCCCTCGGGATCGGAGCCCCCCAGATACCGGCGGATCCCGACGAGCGGGCCTCGCTGTTCCGGAGTCTGCTCAGCACCCGCAAGACGCTGATCGTCCTGGACAACGTACGCTCCTTCCCCCAGCTCAGACCCCTGCTCCCGGGTGGTGGACGCAGTGTGGTGCTGGCCACCAGCCGGGAGAGCCTGGGCGATCTGACCGGGGACTACACGGCGCTGAGCCTGCGACTGCGGATGCTGGAGCCGACCGAGGCGACGGCGCTGCTGATCAAACTGGCCGGGGCCGACCGGTTCGGCAGCGACCCGGTGGCGGTGGAACAGCTCGGCGCCCTGTGCGACTGCCTCCCGCTCGCGCTGCGGATCGCGGGCGCGCGGCTGGCGGCCAAACCCAATCTGAGCGTACGGAGCCTCGTGGAGCGGCTGCGCGACCACCGCTCCCGCCTCGACGTGCTGAGCCCGGGCGAGGGCGGGGTGCGCGCCGGCTTCCGGCTCACCTACCGGGACCTGCCGCCGGAGACGGCCCGGATGTACCGCAGGCTCGGACTGCTGCGCACGGCGGACTTCGCCGCCTGGGCGGGGGCGGCCGTACTGGACACCGATGTGTGGCACGCGGAGGAACTGATCGACCACCTGGTCGACGCGCAGCTGCTGGAGGTGGCCGACGCCGAGCCGGGGCGGGCCGCCCGCTACCGCTTCCAGGACCTGCTGCGGCTGTTCGCCCGCGAGCGCGCGGAGTCGGACGAGCCGGAGGGGGAGACCGACGCCGCGCTGGAGCGGGCCTTCGCGTCCTGGCTCTGGCTGGCCGAGGAGGCGCACCGGCGGATCGACGGCCGGCAGTTCCCGGTGGGCCGGGCGCCGGAACCGGCCCCGTGTTTCCTGCCGGACCTGGCCGACGAGCTGCTGGCCACCCCGATGGACTGGTTCGAGTCGGAGCGCACGGCGATCGCCGACCTGGTGGCACACGCGGCGGAGACGGGCCGGGCCCGGTACGCGTGGACGCTGACCGAGAGCGCGGTCCCGCACTTCGAGACCAAGAACTATCTGGAGGACTGGCAGCGCTGCGCCGAGCAGGCGCTGGCCTCGGCCCGGCGCACCGGGGACGAGCCGGGCGAGGCCACGATGCTGCGGCTGCTGGGGTCGCTGGCGATCTACCAGCGGCGGTACGAGCAGGCCGAGGGCTGGAACATGGCCGCGCTACGGCTGCTGCGCAACACCGGTGACGCGGGCGGGGCGGCGCTCGCCCAGCGGAACCTTGCCATGTGCGCGCGGTTCCAGGGGGACTGGGAGCGGGCCCTGGAGTACTGCGAGGCGGCCCTCGGTGGTTTCCACGCGTCGGGCGACATCGGCAACGAGGCCCATCTGCTCGGCTTCCAGGCGCAGATCGAGCTGGACCGGGGCAACGTGGGCGGCGCGCTGCCGCTCGCCGAGCGTGCGGTGGCGCTGAGCCGGCGGACCGGATCGGTACGGGCGGAGGCGCAGAGCGTGTACCGGCTGGCCGAGGTCCGGCTGCGTGCGGGAGATCTGGGCGAGGCCGCGGAGGCCTTCGGTGCGGTACTGCGGCTGACCCGGGGCGAGGGCGACCGGGTCGGGGAGGCGCACGCGCTGCGGGGACTGGGGCAGACGCAGTGGAGCCAGGGCCTGCTGTCGGCGGCGGGGGGAACGCTGCAGCAGGCCCTGGAGATCACGGATGAGCTGGCGGACCGTTTCCTGTACGCCCGGGTGGAGACGGATCTGGGATGTGTGGAAGCGCTCGGCGGCCGCCCGGCGGAGGCGGCGGAGCGGTTCCGGCGCGCGCGGGCCGCGTTCGGCGAGGTCGGCGCACAGCCCTGGCGGGCCCAGGCGGGCCGGCTGCTCGCCGCGGTCCAGGGCACGGCGGGCGGGCCGGGCGGTGGGGACGCGCCGGGCGGTGGCTGCGCCGGTGAGGTGCCGCATCGTTCCTTCACCGCGGCGGAACTGACCTTGCTGCTGACCTGCCCGGAGGACGGAAAGGGCTAG
- a CDS encoding HelD family protein, which yields MSTEEFRKEQQFVTDLYRRLDDLRDQAERAVDGALRDVGTGLQARLERDVLVAEQSGLLSALNAGENGLCFGRLEFSDGRDHHIGRLGIRADDAERTPLVLDWRADVARPFYLATGHTPMGLRRRRHISSRGRVVTALHDEILDLTDAERTGHEGADADAVLLAALDAARTGRMHDIVRTIQAEQDRIIRSTHRGVLVVEGGPGTGKTAVALHRAAYLLYAHRELLAKRGVLIVGPGPAFLGYIGGVLPALGETGVLLATPGELFPGVHATGTDRPGAAAVKGRAAMAEVLARVVADRQCLPETVPADTGEEYDTVPEPALEIDHEEYGTLLLDRTMAYEARDRARATGLPHNQARPSFAFPVIDALTAQLADRLGADPYGGPNLLGPDDIAQLGKEIATSAAVHAAIDSLWPSLTPQRLVSDFLADPTHLPAHEADLIRRAPSARPDWTPADVPLLDEAAELLGEDDSARRAAEERDRQRRIAYAQGVLDLSEGSQSYEFEDEESEYLAAHDIIDAERMAERHEEADHRSTAERAAADRTWAFGHVIVDEAQELSAMAWRLLMRRCPTRSMTLVGDPAQTADEAGCGSWERILSPYVGERWELVRLGVNYRTPAEIMEVAAAVLRMRDPGFEPPRSVRATGVRPWAHATGDLAAATGEAVARELPAEGRLAVIAPRARHAALAAVLPGVRAGAEPDLTGEVVLLDPRQAKGLEFDTVIVVEPDEFRPSDLYVALTRATQSLGVVHTAGRLPAGLADTPEGLLRR from the coding sequence TTGTCAACCGAGGAATTCCGAAAAGAGCAGCAATTCGTCACCGACCTCTATCGGCGCCTCGATGATCTGCGTGACCAGGCGGAACGGGCGGTCGACGGGGCGCTGCGCGATGTCGGCACCGGGTTGCAGGCGCGGCTGGAGCGGGACGTCCTGGTCGCCGAGCAGTCCGGTCTGCTTTCCGCCCTGAATGCGGGCGAGAACGGCCTCTGTTTCGGCCGTCTGGAGTTCTCCGACGGCCGGGACCACCACATCGGGCGGCTCGGAATCCGGGCCGACGACGCGGAACGCACTCCGCTCGTCCTGGACTGGCGCGCGGACGTGGCCCGCCCCTTCTACCTCGCCACCGGTCACACCCCCATGGGGCTGCGCCGCCGCCGGCACATCAGCAGCCGGGGGCGCGTGGTGACCGCCCTGCACGACGAGATCCTCGACCTGACCGACGCGGAGCGCACCGGCCACGAGGGGGCCGACGCGGACGCCGTGCTGCTCGCCGCGCTCGACGCCGCCCGGACCGGCCGGATGCACGACATCGTGCGCACCATCCAGGCCGAGCAGGACCGGATCATCCGCTCCACCCACCGCGGGGTGCTGGTCGTCGAGGGCGGCCCCGGCACCGGCAAGACCGCCGTCGCGCTGCACCGCGCCGCGTACCTGCTGTACGCGCACCGGGAGCTGCTCGCCAAGCGGGGTGTGCTGATCGTCGGACCGGGCCCGGCCTTCCTCGGCTACATCGGCGGGGTGCTCCCGGCCCTCGGCGAGACGGGTGTCCTGCTGGCCACCCCCGGTGAGCTCTTCCCCGGCGTGCACGCCACCGGCACCGACCGTCCGGGGGCCGCCGCGGTGAAGGGGCGGGCCGCGATGGCGGAGGTCCTCGCCCGGGTGGTGGCCGACCGGCAGTGCCTGCCGGAGACCGTTCCGGCGGACACCGGCGAGGAGTACGACACCGTCCCCGAGCCGGCGCTGGAGATCGACCACGAGGAGTACGGGACGCTGCTGCTGGACCGCACCATGGCCTACGAGGCGCGGGACCGGGCCCGGGCCACCGGGCTGCCGCACAACCAGGCGCGTCCCTCGTTCGCCTTCCCGGTCATCGACGCGCTGACGGCGCAGCTCGCCGACCGGCTGGGCGCCGATCCGTACGGCGGTCCGAACCTGCTCGGCCCGGACGACATCGCCCAGCTCGGCAAGGAGATCGCGACGAGCGCCGCGGTGCACGCGGCGATCGACTCGCTGTGGCCCTCCCTCACCCCCCAGCGGCTGGTCTCCGACTTCCTCGCGGACCCCACCCACCTGCCCGCGCACGAGGCCGACCTGATCCGGCGCGCGCCCTCGGCCCGGCCCGACTGGACCCCGGCGGACGTGCCGCTCCTGGACGAGGCCGCCGAGCTGCTCGGTGAGGACGACAGTGCCCGGCGGGCCGCCGAGGAGCGGGACCGGCAGCGGCGCATCGCCTACGCGCAGGGGGTGCTGGACCTGTCCGAGGGCTCGCAGTCGTACGAGTTCGAGGACGAGGAGAGCGAATACCTCGCGGCCCACGACATCATCGACGCGGAGCGGATGGCCGAGCGCCACGAGGAGGCCGACCACCGCAGCACGGCCGAACGGGCCGCGGCCGACCGTACCTGGGCCTTCGGGCACGTCATCGTGGACGAGGCGCAGGAGCTGTCGGCGATGGCGTGGCGGCTGCTGATGCGGCGCTGTCCGACCCGGTCGATGACGCTGGTCGGCGATCCGGCGCAGACGGCCGACGAGGCGGGCTGCGGCTCGTGGGAGCGGATCCTCTCGCCGTACGTGGGCGAGCGCTGGGAGCTGGTCCGGCTGGGGGTCAACTACCGCACGCCGGCCGAGATCATGGAGGTGGCGGCGGCGGTGCTGCGGATGCGCGATCCCGGCTTCGAGCCGCCGCGGTCGGTGCGGGCCACCGGGGTGCGGCCCTGGGCGCACGCGACCGGTGACCTGGCGGCGGCGACCGGGGAGGCCGTGGCCCGGGAGCTGCCCGCCGAGGGGCGGCTCGCGGTGATCGCGCCGCGGGCGCGGCACGCGGCCCTGGCCGCCGTACTGCCGGGGGTACGCGCGGGCGCGGAGCCGGATCTGACCGGTGAGGTGGTCCTGCTGGACCCGCGCCAGGCCAAGGGGCTGGAGTTCGACACGGTGATCGTGGTGGAACCGGACGAGTTCCGGCCGAGCGATCTGTACGTGGCGCTGACCCGGGCGACCCAGTCCCTCGGGGTGGTGCACACCGCCGGCCGGCTGCCGGCGGGGCTGGCGGACACCCCGGAGGGGCTGCTCAGGCGCTGA
- a CDS encoding MarR family winged helix-turn-helix transcriptional regulator, protein MTRTAESGEAEAFSRAAVAVFRLNGRFTAALDRLALASGLSAARWQILSTVTGRPLSVSEVARRVGTTRQSVQRIADLLVRQGLAVYLDNPAHRRAKLLSATERGAAAKREIDTCLAELARQLCEGLGGEDEVRQTAEVLRGLSGALSSIGSDGSG, encoded by the coding sequence TTGACGCGTACGGCGGAGTCCGGGGAGGCCGAGGCGTTCAGCCGGGCCGCGGTGGCGGTCTTCCGGCTGAACGGGCGGTTCACGGCGGCCCTCGACCGGCTCGCGCTCGCCTCGGGGCTCAGTGCCGCGCGCTGGCAGATCCTGAGCACGGTGACGGGACGGCCGCTGTCCGTCTCCGAGGTGGCCCGCCGGGTGGGGACCACCCGGCAGAGCGTGCAGCGCATAGCGGACCTGCTCGTGCGGCAGGGACTCGCGGTCTACCTGGACAATCCGGCGCACCGGCGGGCCAAGCTGCTCAGCGCCACCGAGCGCGGCGCGGCCGCGAAACGGGAGATCGACACCTGTCTGGCCGAACTGGCGCGGCAGCTGTGCGAGGGCCTCGGCGGCGAGGACGAGGTGCGGCAGACGGCCGAGGTCCTCCGGGGGCTGTCCGGCGCGTTGTCGTCGATCGGATCCGACGGCTCCGGGTGA
- a CDS encoding nitric oxide synthase oxygenase, which yields MEILQQRSTTAQVWEAAEEFIRLFHRENADVGDPRARLAAVRAELAETGSYVHTSEELAHGARVAWRNSNRCIGRLYWNSLRVRDRREITDADGIAAECFDHLREATNRGRVRPTITVFAPDAPARPGPLIWSEQLVRYAGYGDHPSITVGDARNAPLTEALLRLGWSGGPGTPFDLLPLVVQGVDDKPRWFDTPADAVLEVPIGHPDGDGWADWGLRWHAVPAISNMCLEIGGIHYPAAPFNGWYMGTEIGARNLADTDRYNLLPAVARRLGLDTSSDRSLWKDRALVELNRAVLHSFDRAGVTIADHHTESRRFLSHLEREERKGREVGADWSWIVPPISGSATPVFHRTYEDRSSSTAYVHHPGAQERAQGRDLV from the coding sequence ATGGAAATTCTTCAACAGCGCTCCACCACCGCCCAGGTGTGGGAAGCGGCCGAGGAGTTCATCCGACTCTTCCACAGGGAGAACGCGGACGTCGGTGATCCGCGCGCCCGACTCGCCGCCGTGCGGGCCGAACTCGCCGAGACCGGCAGTTATGTGCACACCTCCGAGGAGCTGGCCCACGGTGCCCGAGTGGCCTGGCGCAACAGCAACCGCTGCATAGGCCGGCTCTACTGGAACTCGCTGCGGGTCCGTGACCGCCGCGAGATCACCGACGCCGACGGCATCGCCGCCGAGTGCTTCGACCACCTGCGCGAGGCCACCAACCGGGGCCGGGTCAGGCCCACGATCACGGTCTTCGCCCCGGACGCCCCGGCCCGGCCCGGCCCGCTGATCTGGAGCGAGCAACTGGTCAGATACGCCGGCTACGGAGACCACCCGTCGATAACCGTCGGCGACGCCCGCAACGCCCCGCTCACCGAGGCCCTGCTCCGGCTCGGCTGGTCCGGCGGCCCCGGCACCCCCTTCGACCTCCTGCCGCTGGTGGTCCAGGGCGTCGACGACAAACCCCGCTGGTTCGACACCCCCGCGGACGCCGTCCTGGAAGTGCCGATCGGCCACCCCGACGGCGACGGCTGGGCGGACTGGGGGCTGCGCTGGCACGCCGTACCCGCCATCTCCAACATGTGCCTGGAGATCGGCGGCATCCACTATCCGGCCGCGCCGTTCAACGGCTGGTACATGGGCACCGAGATCGGTGCCCGCAACCTCGCCGACACCGACCGGTACAACCTGCTGCCGGCCGTCGCGCGCCGGCTGGGCCTCGACACCTCCAGCGACCGGTCCCTCTGGAAGGACCGCGCCCTCGTCGAACTGAACCGGGCCGTCCTGCACTCCTTCGACCGTGCCGGCGTCACCATCGCCGACCACCACACCGAGTCCCGGCGCTTCCTGTCCCACCTGGAGCGGGAGGAGCGCAAGGGGCGCGAGGTGGGCGCGGACTGGTCCTGGATCGTGCCGCCGATCTCCGGCTCCGCGACCCCGGTCTTCCACCGCACCTACGAGGACCGCAGCAGCAGTACGGCCTACGTCCATCACCCGGGCGCGCAGGAGCGGGCCCAGGGACGGGATTTGGTCTAG
- a CDS encoding GNAT family N-acetyltransferase, with amino-acid sequence MTTAHGSADGIVYRLARPEDAGAIEALDSSFTTATVFEVSGPGSGGSGHGGSGSGSDSGFGGFGFGFVLREVPVDPPVRKVFPPEEHDEQVFGGGCDSDADARTFVALDGDLLCGFAAVGYAPWNRRLTIEDIEVSPGHRGRGIGRALMECADRFARERGAEHLWLEVSSVNAPAVHAYRRMGFAFCGLDTALYGGTPAAGETALYMSRPCG; translated from the coding sequence ATGACCACCGCACACGGTTCAGCCGACGGAATCGTCTATCGCCTTGCCCGCCCCGAGGACGCGGGGGCCATCGAGGCCCTGGACAGCTCCTTCACCACCGCCACGGTCTTCGAGGTGAGCGGACCCGGCTCGGGTGGCTCCGGCCACGGCGGCTCGGGCTCCGGCTCCGACTCCGGCTTCGGCGGCTTCGGCTTCGGCTTCGTGCTCCGCGAGGTCCCCGTGGACCCGCCCGTGCGCAAGGTGTTCCCTCCGGAGGAGCACGACGAGCAGGTCTTCGGCGGCGGCTGCGACTCGGACGCCGACGCGCGGACCTTCGTCGCCCTCGACGGTGACCTGCTCTGCGGGTTCGCCGCCGTCGGCTACGCCCCGTGGAACCGGCGGCTCACCATCGAGGACATCGAGGTCTCGCCCGGCCACCGGGGCCGCGGCATCGGCCGCGCGCTGATGGAGTGCGCCGATCGGTTCGCCCGCGAACGGGGCGCGGAGCACCTGTGGTTGGAGGTCAGCTCGGTCAACGCCCCCGCGGTGCACGCCTACCGGCGGATGGGGTTCGCCTTCTGCGGACTCGACACCGCGCTGTACGGCGGCACGCCGGCGGCCGGCGAGACGGCGCTGTACATGAGCCGCCCCTGCGGCTGA